From Arachis stenosperma cultivar V10309 chromosome 2, arast.V10309.gnm1.PFL2, whole genome shotgun sequence, one genomic window encodes:
- the LOC130960977 gene encoding uncharacterized protein LOC130960977 yields the protein MSYYQSAERIPDPSWKYDVYLSFRGQDTHHGFTSHLYDALRRAGIHVFRDKVVLRRVEQITYTLIQAIEASRLLVVVFSESYAGSRWCLDELMKIMECRSTRGQTVVPVFYNVDPADVRHQRGPFGEAFQSHRFSYENEIVHAWRAALTEAANLSGFAITGDRNEAEMIGKIVKHITTLVASEDLFIAKHLVGVQSRTEDVIQQLHSHKPEDVVLMGIWGMGGVGKTTIAKSVYNQIRHGFDRPMFLPNIREMWENNQQVFLQEQLLNGICKAQINIQNIASGVALLREKLRLKKVFLVLDDVNNIDQLNALCGSPEWFGAGSIIIITTRDRGLLRVIGVDYVYQVKEMDYNESLELFCWNAFGEATPLTEFARLADDVVKYCGGLPLALITIGCQLFGKMKDEWENVLGGLKRFPHPDVHQILKISFDGLNDDREKETFLDIASFCIGMERGEVLKTLNYGFGISEHGISFLEERSLITFDEKDRVRMHPLLRDMGREIVREQSQTDAQRRRYDVFVSFRGKDTRPTFTSHLHTSLQNAGITAFKDDDDVDGLQRGERISIALLKAIGLSACSVIVFSTHYADSKWCLQELENIMVCHRTKGQVVYPIFYEVDPSDVRYQKKESEFGKAFESLISRRSVEEDKVQSWRTDLREVSSFSGTTVINSRNESEDIKRIVEHVTRLLDKTELFVAAHPVGVEPRVQKLIEESNIQNTKDVLLLGIKGMGGVGKTTIAKAIYNKIRRDFDGRSFLLNIRETWQQDNGKVLLQQQLLEDIFIATRIHISNIDSGKQILKERLGAKRVLIVLDDVTDLDQLNALCGSGEWCRPGSVVIITTRHDDLLRVCKLTFNLEEMNGAESLELFSWHVFKQACPKDKFVKLSTDVVEYSNGLPLALEVLGSHLFNMGIKEWQSALDTLKLIPHDKVQKKLQISFDGLSKNYEKEIFLDIACFFIGMDRNDVVKILNGCGLHAEIGISALKERNLVTVDNNNMLGMHDLLRDMGRAIICEQSPELEERSRLWYDEKVLELLENHEGTDLKAKGLSLKLPMTNSICLSKEAFKNMTKLKLLQLAGVQPNREFKHAKEFKHSRYLRWMSWHGFPLRHTPIDCYQPNIISIELENSKLKVLWKESRLLKQLKILNLSHSHDFIKTPDFSYLPNLEKLVLKDCTELSSISYTIGTLQNILHINIEGCTNLSVLPRSIYKLTSLQTLILSRCSKIHKLEEDVEQMESLAVLKADNTAIAQVPSALARLRNLGHLSVCGYEGLAHDVIPLIMFWLWTSPNNMLSSVMQKCSSNVFTYANFGPRLQIKGDVSLDTDNVANCNELGMHISESKSSLNSLLIQMGVENSTTEILQKTISQNNELGDYLLPYDNSNPGLLTFSGEGSFVTFQVLHMYGRNLKSMMLHIVYYSTSSTFTTTEGLILENVQILNLSRDMSNVFKGDKLASFKDEDREILMSSLEPGDTVRIVVALGSGFIVKKTIVYLIYDDETPIEENLEHFNDDEDDIVCSTGDDVVVFVNEGTLGVDIIAADDDEDVTVFGVHDAVAGMNEIVSGVDAMAKDKDGATVANVDDDMVANLDRNASTSGTDIMPPITNGFGANYVVATDINESSSSVDDNNDDDVAAIGDKMTGLIPLVQVPLDANTSSELTLTMMVSEEDELHEDSDLLIAELDKTLSESYFLYPSAGSLELQSLSLISIFQKMQLLLDNELEALVGDVNIKNQLLGYVAQLGQIIESSQVPKDLHSLVIEISHFYEDFLNDFPPVQEVLDNHQRLIDSKNGLQEKLKADKAKQRHFSTSISKGKERVNEMSKEINELEVKLKALHEMRNRLQFNVKRCEFESININKNLEILVKENEEVVSTLKESESAFRKAELSKQSYERKLAVLKQALYGNTRH from the exons ATGTCTTACTACCAATCAGCAGAAAGAATCCCCGATCCATCATGGAAGTACGATGTGTATTTGAGTTTCCGAGGCCAAGACACTCACCACGGATTCACCTCACATCTCTATGACGCTTTGAGGAGAGCTGGGATTCATGTTTTCAGGGACAAGGTGGTGCTTCGGAGAGTAGAGCAGATAACATACACACTGATTCAAGCAATCGAAGCTTCTAGACTTTTGGTTGTTGTTTTCTCAGAAAGTTATGCTGGTTCTAGATGGTGTCTGGACGAGTTGATGAAAATAATGGAGTGTAGAAGCACCAGAGGTCAAACTGTCGTTCCGGTATTCTACAATGTTGATCCCGCAGATGTACGCCACCAGAGAGGTCCTTTTGGagaagcttttcaaagtcataGATTCTCATATGAGAATGAGATAGTCCATGCATGGAGGGCTGCGCTCACTGAAGCTGCTAACCTTTCTGGATTCGCAATCACCGGAGACAG AAATGAAGCTGAAATGATCGGAAAGATTGTTAAACATATCACTACTCTAGTTGCTTCGGAAGACTTGTTCATCGCAAAGCATCTAGTGGGAGTACAATCTCGCACGGAAGATGTGATTCAACAGTTACATTCTCATAAACCAGAAGACGTCGTGTTAATGGGGATTTGGGGGATGGGAGGAGTGGGTAAAACAACCATTGCAAAAAGTGTTTATAATCAAATTCGTCACGGTTTTGATAGGCCAATGTTCCTCCCAAACATTCGGGAGATGTGGGAGAATAACCAACAGGTTTTTCTGCAAGAACAGTTATTGAATGGTATTTGCAAAGCACAGATAAACATACAAAACATCGCATCAGGAGTAGCTTTATTAAGGGAAAAACTTCGCCTGAAAAAGGTATTTCTTGTACTTGATGATGTAAATAATATAGACCAGTTGAATGCCTTGTGTGGAAGTCCAGAATGGTTTGGTGCAGGGAGTATAATAATCATCACAACAAGAGATAGAGGTCTGCTTCGTGTGATTGGAGTTGATTATGTGTACCAAGTGAAAGAAATGGATTACAATGAATCTCTTGAACTTTTTTGTTGGAATGCATTTGGGGAAGCAACTCCTTTAACAGAGTTTGCTAGACTTGCAGACGATGTAGTTAAATATTGTGGGGGATTGCCATTGGCCCTTATAACAATTGGTTGTCAATTGTTTGGAAAGATGAAAGACGAGTGGGAGAATGTATTAGGTGGACTCAAAAGGTTTCCCCATCCGGATGTACaccaaattttgaaaataagcTTTGATGGCTTAAATGATGACAGAGAGAAAGAAACATTTCTTGACATAGCTAGCTTTTGTATTGGCATGGAAAGGGGGGAGGTACTGAAAACACTAAATTATGGCTTTGGAATTAGCGAACATGGAATTAGTTTCCTTGAAGAGCGGAGTCTTATAACATTTGATgagaaagatagagttcgaatgcATCCTTTGCTGCGAGACATGGGAAGAGAAATCGTTCGAGAGCAATCACAAACTGATGCTCAG CGAAGGAGGTACGATGTTTTTGTGAGTTTTCGAGGCAAGGACACTCGTCCAACGTTTACATCGCATCTCCATACATCTCTCCAAAATGCTGGAATTACTGCTTTcaaggatgatgatgatgttgatggaCTTCAAAGAGGAGAACGGATTTCAATCGCATTGTTAAAAGCAATTGGATTGTCTGCATGTTCTGTCATTGTTTTTTCAACCCACTATGCTGATTCAAAATGGTGCCTGCAAGAGCTTGAGAATATCATGGTATGCCATAGAACAAAAGGTCAAGTGGTTTACCCCATATTCTATGAAGTAGATCCCTCAGATGTACGTTATCAAAAGAAAGAGAGCGAGTTTGGGAAAGCTTTTGAAAGTCTTATAAGTCGAAGATCAGTGGAAGAAGATAAGGTGCAAAGTTGGAGAACAGATCTTCGTGAAGTTAGTAGCTTTTCAGGGACGACTGTGATCAACTCCAG GAACGAAAGTGAAGATATCAAAAGAATTGTCGAACACGTTACTCGTTTATTAGATAAGACAGAGTTGTTCGTTGCAGCGCATCCAGTGGGAGTAGAACCTCGTGTGCAAAAGTTGATTGAAGAATCAAACATTCAAAACACAAAAGATGTTCTACTACTTGGGATAAAGGGCATGGGGGGCGTTGGTAAAACCACTATTGCCAAAGCCATCTATAACAAAATTCGTCGCGATTTTGATGGCAGGAGCTTCCTCCTGAACATTAGAGAAACATGGCAGCAAGATAATGGAAAGGTTCTCTTGCAACAGCAACTTCTTGAGGATATATTCATTGCAACAAGGATACACATAAGTAACATTGATTCAGGGAAGCAAATATTAAAGGAAAGGCTTGGTGCTAAAAGGGTACTCATTGTGCTTGACGATGTGACTGATTTGGACCAACTCAATGCTTTGTGTGGTAGTGGTGAATGGTGTCGTCCTGGGAGCGTAGTAATCATCACAACAAGACATGATGATCTTCTTCGAGTGTGTAAACTCACATTCAATCTAGAAGAGATGAATGGGGCTGAATCCCTTGAACTTTTTAGCTGGCATGTATTCAAACAAGCATGTCCAAAAGATAAGTTTGTCAAGCTATCTACAGATGTAGTTGAATATTCTAATGGATTGCCACTGGCTCTGGAAGTTCTTGGGTCCCATTTGTTTAATATGGGAATAAAAGAATGGCAAAGTGCATTGGATACTCTGAAATTAATTCCCCATGATAAAGTCCAGAAGAAACTACAAATAAGTTTTGATGGTTTAAGTAAGAATTATGAAAAAGAAATATTCCTTGACATTGCATGCTTTTTTATTGGGATGGATCGAAATGATGTTGTGAAGATATTAAATGGTTGCGGACTCCATGCAGAAATTGGAATCAGCGCCCTTAAAGAGCGAAACCTTGTAACTGTTGATAACAATAATATGCTTGGAATGCATGACTTGTTAAGAGATATGGGAAGAGCAATAATTTGTGAGCAATCACCTGAACTTGAAGAGCGAAGTAGATTATGGTATGATGAGAAAGTGCTTGAACTCTTAGAGAATCATGAG GGAACAGATTTAAAGGCTAAGGGATTGAGTTTGAAGTTGCCAATGACGAATTCCATTTGTTTGAGTAAAGAAGCATTTAAGAATATGACTAAACTTAAATTGCTTCAACTCGCCGGTGTACAACCTAATAGAGAGTTCAAACATGCCAAGGAGTTCAAGCATTCAAGATATCTTAGATGGATGAGTTGGCATGGATTTCCTTTGAGACACACTCCCATAGACTGCTATCAACCAAATATAATTTCCATTGAGTTAGAAAACAGCAAACTCAAAGTTCTGTGGAAGGAGTCCCGG TTGTTGAAACAGCTGAAGATTTTAAATCTTAGTCATTCACATGACTTTATCAAAACCCCAGATTTTTCATACCTACCTAATCTTGAGAAGTTAGTACTCAAGGATTGTACAGAATTGTCTTCGATTTCCTATACCATTGGAACTCTACAAAACATCCTTCATATCAATATAGAAGGTTGTACAAACCTTTCTGTACTTCCAAGAAGCATATACAAGTTGACATCTCTTCAAACTCTCATCCTCTCTAGGTGTTCAAAGATTCACAAGTTAGAAGAAGATGTGGAACAAATGGAATCTTTGGCAGTGCTAAAAGCTGATAACACTGCCATAGCACAAGTGCCCAGTGCGCTAGCAAGATTAAGAAACCTTGGACATCTTTCTGTGTGTGGCTATGAAGGATTGGCACATGATGTGATTCCTTTAATTATGTTTTGGTTATGGACTTCACCAAATAATATGTTGTCATCAGTTATGCAAAAATGTTCATCAAATGTTTTCACCTATGCAAATTTTGGTCCACGGCTTCAGATAAAAGGAGATGTATCTTTGGATACTGACAATGTGGCAAATTGCAATGAATTGGGGATGCATATTTCTGAATCAAAATCTTCTTTGAATTCCCTTTTGATTCAAATGGGGGTGGAAAACTCAACCACAGAGATACTTCAAAAGACCATTTCACAG AACAATGAGCTTGGAGATTACCTGCTCCCTTATGACAACAGTAATCCTGGTTTGTTAACATTCAGTGGTGAAGGCTCCTTTGTGACTTTTCAAGTCCTTCATATGTATGGGCGCAACTTGAAGTCCATGATGTTGCACATTGTTTACTATTCTACTTCTTCCACATTCACTACAACAGAAGGTCTGATTCTTGAAAATGTGCAAATCTTAAATCTCTCAAGGGACATGTCCAATGTATTTAAGGGAGATAAGTTAGCTTCATTCAAAGATGAGGACAGGGAAATCCTAATGTCAAGTCTAGAACCTGGTGACACCGTGCGGATTGTTGTTGCTTTAGGATCTGGGTTCATTGTGAAGAAGACCATAGTTTATCTCATATATGACGATGAAACACCAATTGAGGAAAACTTGGAGCACTTCaatgatgatgaggatgataTTGTTTGTTCTACTGGTGATGACGTTGTAGTTTTTGTAAATGAAGGCACTTTGGGTGTTGATATCATTGCAGcagatgatgatgaagatgttACTGTTTTTGGTGTTCATGATGCAGTAGCTGGCATGAATGAAATTGTTTCTGGTGTTGATGCTATGGCAAAAGATAAGGATGGTGCTACTGTTGCTAATGTTGATGATGATATGGTAGCCAATCTGGATAGAAATGCTTCTACTTCTGGTACTGATATCATGCCACCAATTACTAATGGTTTTGGTGCTAATTATGTAGTAGCAACTGATATAAATGAAAGTTCTTCGAGTGTTgatgataataatgatgatgatgttgcTGCCATTGGAGATAAAATGACAGGACTTATTCCCTTAGTTCAG GTCCCTCTTGATGCTAATACATCTTCTGAGCTTACATTGACTATGATGGTTTCAGAAGAAGATGAGCTTCATGAAGATAGTGATTTGCTTATTGCAGAGTTGGATAAAACATTGTCAGAGAGCTACTTTCTGTACCCTAGTGCTGGATCATTAGAACTTCAAAGTCTCTCTCTGATTTCaatctttcaaaaaatgcaaCTTCTTTTGGATAATGAACTAGAAGCCTTGGTAGGAGATGTTAACATCAAGAATCAGCTTCTTGGCTATGTGGCTCAATTAGGCCAAATTATAGAGTCATCACAAGTTCCTAAAGATCTTCACTCTTTGGTTATTGAGATTAGTCACTTCTATGAAGATTTTCTCAATGATTTTCCACCTGTTCAAGAAGTGTTAGACAATCATCAAAGATTGATCGACTCAAAGAATGGACTTCAAGAGAAGTTAAAAGCGGATAAGGCCAAACAGAGACACTTTTCTACTTCAATTTCTAAAGGAAAAGAAAGGGTCAATGAGATGTCAAAAGAAATCAATGAATTGGAGGTGAAACTAAAAGCCTTGCATGAGATGAGGAATAGGTTACAATTCAATGTGAAACGTTGCGAGTTTGAATCTATAAACATCAATAAGAATTTGGAAATTTTGGTAAAAGAGAATGAAGAGGTTGTGAGCACTCTCAAAGAATCAGAATCTGCATTCAGAAAGGCTGAGTTGTCAAAGCAGAGTTATGAGAGGAAGCTAGCAGTCTTGAAGCAAGCTCTTTATGGCAACACTAGACATTAG